The nucleotide window GGCTGCCGCTGCGGCTGCGCTGGATGCGCCGGGCCGGGGTGGCCTGCAAGGTCCGCGCCGAGCCGGCCGGACAGGACCTGCTCGCGCTGCGCGCCCTGGCCGGGCGGCCGCTGAACGAGCTGACCAAGCTGGGCCCGGACATCGCGCAGTCCTGGCGCAACGGAGACGCGGAGGCGGTCCAGGCGCTGGCGGCGCTCGAGCTCAAGGAGATGGGGCTCAAGCCCGCTAAGGCCCGCTAGTCCCGTTCTCCTCGTACTCCTCGTCCATCCAGGCGCGCCGGACGAACGGGATGGCCGCCCAGAACGTCAGGAACCAGGCGGCGGTGATCGCCGCCAGGACGCTCGCGGCCCAGATGTTCAGCAGATAGTCGGCGATCAGCAGCACGCTGCTGACCATCGAGATCAGCAGGAAGGCCAGGCCGCCGGTGGCCATCCGGTGCGCGTAGCGGACCAGCTCCGGCTTGCGCCCCCGGCGGAACAGCGCGCGGTGGAACGCCACCGGCGAAATGATCATCGCGGCGGCGAACGCGGCCGACATCAGCGCG belongs to Amorphoplanes digitatis and includes:
- a CDS encoding DUF6328 family protein, encoding MAADESERQRWNRNFADLLQELRVTQTGVQVLFAFLLTLPFSSGFPETTEFQQDTYIVALMSAAFAAAMIISPVAFHRALFRRGRKPELVRYAHRMATGGLAFLLISMVSSVLLIADYLLNIWAASVLAAITAAWFLTFWAAIPFVRRAWMDEEYEENGTSGP